In a genomic window of Cataglyphis hispanica isolate Lineage 1 chromosome 18, ULB_Chis1_1.0, whole genome shotgun sequence:
- the LOC126856340 gene encoding RNA-binding protein 4-like isoform X1, which produces MDTAVSYHATAEASTAGTKMVSSNQPRKTKIFVGRLPENCRNDELRQLFLRFGEVTECDVMNRYGFVHMAREEDAAAAIKALHNSNFKGATINVEQSTGKSRGGGGGRRDDRRGGPMRGGRGGRDGGRDARPGPYNDRRVLPIQLVGYDGSAAGGVATGYTDYNRGAGDFSGRGADFGTGYADRGAYGQNVGGAAMGYTSTAPGMGGGYGPAAGAVGGYGPTGAADYGRTADYGRADFGARTDYVVGGGMAGDFNRGAPGPVDYGRTDNFGASRTVDYTARNDYDRSATGPMRNGGGAVATTGYGTGYTDVGYDESHWPMSTGPSYSTGAPSYSTGPGPQADMFSRRPGSAVPSGGYPPVAGGYAEGYDRPDAYGPPRGGGRFPGPADAMPPRY; this is translated from the exons ATGGACACGGCTGTCAGTTACCACGCTACTGCGGAGGCGTCGACGGCTGGAACG AAGATGGTTTCATCTAACCAGCCG cggaaaacaaaaatatttgtgggCCGATTGCCAGAAAATTGTCGCAACGATGAATTGCGACAATTATTCTTGCGCTTTGGTGAGGTGACAGAATGTGATGTCATGAATCGATATGGTTTCGTCCACATGGCACGGGAAGAGGATGCAGCTGCGGCAATTAAAGCACTTCATAATTCCAACTTCAAAGGAGCGACGATCAACGTGGAACAGTCAACCGGGAAGTCACGTGGAGGTGGAGGAGGACGCCGAGATGACCGAAGAGGTGGACCAATGAGAGGTGGTAGGGGAGGACGAGACGGTGGTAGAGACGCTCGTCCTGGACCATACAATGATAGAAGAG TTCTTCCGATCCAACTCGTTGGTTACGATGGATCTGCTGCAGGTGGCGTCGCAACCGGGTACACCGATTACAATCGTGGAGCTGGCGACTTTAGCGGCCGTGGGGCGGACTTTGGTACCGGCTATGCTGACCGCGGGGCTTACGGTCAGAACGTGGGTGGCGCAGCGATGGGTTACACCTCGACGGCGCCGGGAATGGGTGGTGGATATGGACCAGCTGCTGGTGCTGTGGGAGGATACGGACCGACTGGTGCGGCGGATTATGGACGAACGGCTGATTACGGTCGCGCTGACTTCGGTGCTAGAACAGATTATG TAGTTGGTGGTGGTATGGCCGGAGATTTCAATCGTGGTGCACCTGGTCCAGTAGATTATGGTCGTACCGATAATTTTGGTGCCAGTCGCACGGTCGATTATACAGCTAGAAATGATTATGATCGAAGTGCGACTGGACCAATGAGAAACGGTGGTGGTGCTGTTGCCACTACTGGATATGGAACTGGGTACACGGATGTGGGATATGATGAAAGTCACTG GCCCATGAGTACTGGACCTAGCTACAGCACTGGAGCACCTAGTTACAGCACTGGTCCAGGACCACAAGCTGATATGTTTAGTAGAAGACCTGGCAGTGCCGTACCCAGTGGTGGATATCCACCAGTAGCTGGCGG TTATGCCGAGGGATATGACAGACCAGATGCATATGGTCCTCCACGTGGTGGCGGACG CTTCCCAGGTCCGGCAGACGCGATGCCACCGAGGTACTAA
- the LOC126856340 gene encoding RNA-binding protein 4B-like isoform X6: MDTAVSYHATAEASTAGTKMVSSNQPRKTKIFVGRLPENCRNDELRQLFLRFGEVTECDVMNRYGFVHMAREEDAAAAIKALHNSNFKGATINVEQSTGKSRGGGGGRRDDRRGGPMRGGVATGYTDYNRGAGDFSGRGADFGTGYADRGAYGQNVGGAAMGYTSTAPGMGGGYGPAAGAVGGYGPTGAADYGRTADYGRADFGARTDYVVGGGMAGDFNRGAPGPVDYGRTDNFGASRTVDYTARNDYDRSATGPMRNGGGAVATTGYGTGYTDVGYDESHWPMSTGPSYSTGAPSYSTGPGPQADMFSRRPGSAVPSGGYPPVAGGYAEGYDRPDAYGPPRGGGRFPGPADAMPPRY, from the exons ATGGACACGGCTGTCAGTTACCACGCTACTGCGGAGGCGTCGACGGCTGGAACG AAGATGGTTTCATCTAACCAGCCG cggaaaacaaaaatatttgtgggCCGATTGCCAGAAAATTGTCGCAACGATGAATTGCGACAATTATTCTTGCGCTTTGGTGAGGTGACAGAATGTGATGTCATGAATCGATATGGTTTCGTCCACATGGCACGGGAAGAGGATGCAGCTGCGGCAATTAAAGCACTTCATAATTCCAACTTCAAAGGAGCGACGATCAACGTGGAACAGTCAACCGGGAAGTCACGTGGAGGTGGAGGAGGACGCCGAGATGACCGAAGAGGTGGACCAATGAGAG GTGGCGTCGCAACCGGGTACACCGATTACAATCGTGGAGCTGGCGACTTTAGCGGCCGTGGGGCGGACTTTGGTACCGGCTATGCTGACCGCGGGGCTTACGGTCAGAACGTGGGTGGCGCAGCGATGGGTTACACCTCGACGGCGCCGGGAATGGGTGGTGGATATGGACCAGCTGCTGGTGCTGTGGGAGGATACGGACCGACTGGTGCGGCGGATTATGGACGAACGGCTGATTACGGTCGCGCTGACTTCGGTGCTAGAACAGATTATG TAGTTGGTGGTGGTATGGCCGGAGATTTCAATCGTGGTGCACCTGGTCCAGTAGATTATGGTCGTACCGATAATTTTGGTGCCAGTCGCACGGTCGATTATACAGCTAGAAATGATTATGATCGAAGTGCGACTGGACCAATGAGAAACGGTGGTGGTGCTGTTGCCACTACTGGATATGGAACTGGGTACACGGATGTGGGATATGATGAAAGTCACTG GCCCATGAGTACTGGACCTAGCTACAGCACTGGAGCACCTAGTTACAGCACTGGTCCAGGACCACAAGCTGATATGTTTAGTAGAAGACCTGGCAGTGCCGTACCCAGTGGTGGATATCCACCAGTAGCTGGCGG TTATGCCGAGGGATATGACAGACCAGATGCATATGGTCCTCCACGTGGTGGCGGACG CTTCCCAGGTCCGGCAGACGCGATGCCACCGAGGTACTAA
- the LOC126856340 gene encoding RNA-binding protein 4.1-like isoform X4, whose translation MDTAVSYHATAEASTAGTKMVSSNQPRKTKIFVGRLPENCRNDELRQLFLRFGEVTECDVMNRYGFVHMAREEDAAAAIKALHNSNFKGATINVEQSTGKSRGGGGGRRDDRRGGPMRGGRGGRDGGRDARPGPYNDRRGGVATGYTDYNRGAGDFSGRGADFGTGYADRGAYGQNVGGAAMGYTSTAPGMGGGYGPAAGAVGGYGPTGAADYGRTADYGRADFGARTDYVVGGGMAGDFNRGAPGPVDYGRTDNFGASRTVDYTARNDYDRSATGPMRNGGGAVATTGYGTGYTDVGYDESHWPMSTGPSYSTGAPSYSTGPGPQADMFSRRPGSAVPSGGYPPVAGGYAEGYDRPDAYGPPRGGGRFPGPADAMPPRY comes from the exons ATGGACACGGCTGTCAGTTACCACGCTACTGCGGAGGCGTCGACGGCTGGAACG AAGATGGTTTCATCTAACCAGCCG cggaaaacaaaaatatttgtgggCCGATTGCCAGAAAATTGTCGCAACGATGAATTGCGACAATTATTCTTGCGCTTTGGTGAGGTGACAGAATGTGATGTCATGAATCGATATGGTTTCGTCCACATGGCACGGGAAGAGGATGCAGCTGCGGCAATTAAAGCACTTCATAATTCCAACTTCAAAGGAGCGACGATCAACGTGGAACAGTCAACCGGGAAGTCACGTGGAGGTGGAGGAGGACGCCGAGATGACCGAAGAGGTGGACCAATGAGAGGTGGTAGGGGAGGACGAGACGGTGGTAGAGACGCTCGTCCTGGACCATACAATGATAGAAGAG GTGGCGTCGCAACCGGGTACACCGATTACAATCGTGGAGCTGGCGACTTTAGCGGCCGTGGGGCGGACTTTGGTACCGGCTATGCTGACCGCGGGGCTTACGGTCAGAACGTGGGTGGCGCAGCGATGGGTTACACCTCGACGGCGCCGGGAATGGGTGGTGGATATGGACCAGCTGCTGGTGCTGTGGGAGGATACGGACCGACTGGTGCGGCGGATTATGGACGAACGGCTGATTACGGTCGCGCTGACTTCGGTGCTAGAACAGATTATG TAGTTGGTGGTGGTATGGCCGGAGATTTCAATCGTGGTGCACCTGGTCCAGTAGATTATGGTCGTACCGATAATTTTGGTGCCAGTCGCACGGTCGATTATACAGCTAGAAATGATTATGATCGAAGTGCGACTGGACCAATGAGAAACGGTGGTGGTGCTGTTGCCACTACTGGATATGGAACTGGGTACACGGATGTGGGATATGATGAAAGTCACTG GCCCATGAGTACTGGACCTAGCTACAGCACTGGAGCACCTAGTTACAGCACTGGTCCAGGACCACAAGCTGATATGTTTAGTAGAAGACCTGGCAGTGCCGTACCCAGTGGTGGATATCCACCAGTAGCTGGCGG TTATGCCGAGGGATATGACAGACCAGATGCATATGGTCCTCCACGTGGTGGCGGACG CTTCCCAGGTCCGGCAGACGCGATGCCACCGAGGTACTAA
- the LOC126856340 gene encoding RNA-binding protein 4.1-like isoform X2, protein MDTAVSYHATAEASTAGTKMVSSNQPRKTKIFVGRLPENCRNDELRQLFLRFGEVTECDVMNRYGFVHMAREEDAAAAIKALHNSNFKGATINVEQSTGKSRGGGGGRRDDRRGGPMRGGRGGRDGGRDARPGPYNDRRVLPIQLVGYDGSAAGGVATGYTDYNRGAGDFSGRGADFGTGYADRGAYGQNVGGAAMGYTSTAPGMGGGYGPAAGAVGGYGPTGAADYGRTADYGRADFGARTDYVGGGMAGDFNRGAPGPVDYGRTDNFGASRTVDYTARNDYDRSATGPMRNGGGAVATTGYGTGYTDVGYDESHWPMSTGPSYSTGAPSYSTGPGPQADMFSRRPGSAVPSGGYPPVAGGYAEGYDRPDAYGPPRGGGRFPGPADAMPPRY, encoded by the exons ATGGACACGGCTGTCAGTTACCACGCTACTGCGGAGGCGTCGACGGCTGGAACG AAGATGGTTTCATCTAACCAGCCG cggaaaacaaaaatatttgtgggCCGATTGCCAGAAAATTGTCGCAACGATGAATTGCGACAATTATTCTTGCGCTTTGGTGAGGTGACAGAATGTGATGTCATGAATCGATATGGTTTCGTCCACATGGCACGGGAAGAGGATGCAGCTGCGGCAATTAAAGCACTTCATAATTCCAACTTCAAAGGAGCGACGATCAACGTGGAACAGTCAACCGGGAAGTCACGTGGAGGTGGAGGAGGACGCCGAGATGACCGAAGAGGTGGACCAATGAGAGGTGGTAGGGGAGGACGAGACGGTGGTAGAGACGCTCGTCCTGGACCATACAATGATAGAAGAG TTCTTCCGATCCAACTCGTTGGTTACGATGGATCTGCTGCAGGTGGCGTCGCAACCGGGTACACCGATTACAATCGTGGAGCTGGCGACTTTAGCGGCCGTGGGGCGGACTTTGGTACCGGCTATGCTGACCGCGGGGCTTACGGTCAGAACGTGGGTGGCGCAGCGATGGGTTACACCTCGACGGCGCCGGGAATGGGTGGTGGATATGGACCAGCTGCTGGTGCTGTGGGAGGATACGGACCGACTGGTGCGGCGGATTATGGACGAACGGCTGATTACGGTCGCGCTGACTTCGGTGCTAGAACAGATTATG TTGGTGGTGGTATGGCCGGAGATTTCAATCGTGGTGCACCTGGTCCAGTAGATTATGGTCGTACCGATAATTTTGGTGCCAGTCGCACGGTCGATTATACAGCTAGAAATGATTATGATCGAAGTGCGACTGGACCAATGAGAAACGGTGGTGGTGCTGTTGCCACTACTGGATATGGAACTGGGTACACGGATGTGGGATATGATGAAAGTCACTG GCCCATGAGTACTGGACCTAGCTACAGCACTGGAGCACCTAGTTACAGCACTGGTCCAGGACCACAAGCTGATATGTTTAGTAGAAGACCTGGCAGTGCCGTACCCAGTGGTGGATATCCACCAGTAGCTGGCGG TTATGCCGAGGGATATGACAGACCAGATGCATATGGTCCTCCACGTGGTGGCGGACG CTTCCCAGGTCCGGCAGACGCGATGCCACCGAGGTACTAA
- the LOC126856340 gene encoding RNA-binding protein 4.1-like isoform X5 — MVSSNQPRKTKIFVGRLPENCRNDELRQLFLRFGEVTECDVMNRYGFVHMAREEDAAAAIKALHNSNFKGATINVEQSTGKSRGGGGGRRDDRRGGPMRGGRGGRDGGRDARPGPYNDRRVLPIQLVGYDGSAAGGVATGYTDYNRGAGDFSGRGADFGTGYADRGAYGQNVGGAAMGYTSTAPGMGGGYGPAAGAVGGYGPTGAADYGRTADYGRADFGARTDYVVGGGMAGDFNRGAPGPVDYGRTDNFGASRTVDYTARNDYDRSATGPMRNGGGAVATTGYGTGYTDVGYDESHWPMSTGPSYSTGAPSYSTGPGPQADMFSRRPGSAVPSGGYPPVAGGYAEGYDRPDAYGPPRGGGRFPGPADAMPPRY; from the exons ATGGTTTCATCTAACCAGCCG cggaaaacaaaaatatttgtgggCCGATTGCCAGAAAATTGTCGCAACGATGAATTGCGACAATTATTCTTGCGCTTTGGTGAGGTGACAGAATGTGATGTCATGAATCGATATGGTTTCGTCCACATGGCACGGGAAGAGGATGCAGCTGCGGCAATTAAAGCACTTCATAATTCCAACTTCAAAGGAGCGACGATCAACGTGGAACAGTCAACCGGGAAGTCACGTGGAGGTGGAGGAGGACGCCGAGATGACCGAAGAGGTGGACCAATGAGAGGTGGTAGGGGAGGACGAGACGGTGGTAGAGACGCTCGTCCTGGACCATACAATGATAGAAGAG TTCTTCCGATCCAACTCGTTGGTTACGATGGATCTGCTGCAGGTGGCGTCGCAACCGGGTACACCGATTACAATCGTGGAGCTGGCGACTTTAGCGGCCGTGGGGCGGACTTTGGTACCGGCTATGCTGACCGCGGGGCTTACGGTCAGAACGTGGGTGGCGCAGCGATGGGTTACACCTCGACGGCGCCGGGAATGGGTGGTGGATATGGACCAGCTGCTGGTGCTGTGGGAGGATACGGACCGACTGGTGCGGCGGATTATGGACGAACGGCTGATTACGGTCGCGCTGACTTCGGTGCTAGAACAGATTATG TAGTTGGTGGTGGTATGGCCGGAGATTTCAATCGTGGTGCACCTGGTCCAGTAGATTATGGTCGTACCGATAATTTTGGTGCCAGTCGCACGGTCGATTATACAGCTAGAAATGATTATGATCGAAGTGCGACTGGACCAATGAGAAACGGTGGTGGTGCTGTTGCCACTACTGGATATGGAACTGGGTACACGGATGTGGGATATGATGAAAGTCACTG GCCCATGAGTACTGGACCTAGCTACAGCACTGGAGCACCTAGTTACAGCACTGGTCCAGGACCACAAGCTGATATGTTTAGTAGAAGACCTGGCAGTGCCGTACCCAGTGGTGGATATCCACCAGTAGCTGGCGG TTATGCCGAGGGATATGACAGACCAGATGCATATGGTCCTCCACGTGGTGGCGGACG CTTCCCAGGTCCGGCAGACGCGATGCCACCGAGGTACTAA
- the LOC126856340 gene encoding RNA-binding protein 4-like isoform X3 — translation MDTAVSYHATAEASTAGTMVSSNQPRKTKIFVGRLPENCRNDELRQLFLRFGEVTECDVMNRYGFVHMAREEDAAAAIKALHNSNFKGATINVEQSTGKSRGGGGGRRDDRRGGPMRGGRGGRDGGRDARPGPYNDRRVLPIQLVGYDGSAAGGVATGYTDYNRGAGDFSGRGADFGTGYADRGAYGQNVGGAAMGYTSTAPGMGGGYGPAAGAVGGYGPTGAADYGRTADYGRADFGARTDYVVGGGMAGDFNRGAPGPVDYGRTDNFGASRTVDYTARNDYDRSATGPMRNGGGAVATTGYGTGYTDVGYDESHWPMSTGPSYSTGAPSYSTGPGPQADMFSRRPGSAVPSGGYPPVAGGYAEGYDRPDAYGPPRGGGRFPGPADAMPPRY, via the exons ATGGACACGGCTGTCAGTTACCACGCTACTGCGGAGGCGTCGACGGCTGGAACG ATGGTTTCATCTAACCAGCCG cggaaaacaaaaatatttgtgggCCGATTGCCAGAAAATTGTCGCAACGATGAATTGCGACAATTATTCTTGCGCTTTGGTGAGGTGACAGAATGTGATGTCATGAATCGATATGGTTTCGTCCACATGGCACGGGAAGAGGATGCAGCTGCGGCAATTAAAGCACTTCATAATTCCAACTTCAAAGGAGCGACGATCAACGTGGAACAGTCAACCGGGAAGTCACGTGGAGGTGGAGGAGGACGCCGAGATGACCGAAGAGGTGGACCAATGAGAGGTGGTAGGGGAGGACGAGACGGTGGTAGAGACGCTCGTCCTGGACCATACAATGATAGAAGAG TTCTTCCGATCCAACTCGTTGGTTACGATGGATCTGCTGCAGGTGGCGTCGCAACCGGGTACACCGATTACAATCGTGGAGCTGGCGACTTTAGCGGCCGTGGGGCGGACTTTGGTACCGGCTATGCTGACCGCGGGGCTTACGGTCAGAACGTGGGTGGCGCAGCGATGGGTTACACCTCGACGGCGCCGGGAATGGGTGGTGGATATGGACCAGCTGCTGGTGCTGTGGGAGGATACGGACCGACTGGTGCGGCGGATTATGGACGAACGGCTGATTACGGTCGCGCTGACTTCGGTGCTAGAACAGATTATG TAGTTGGTGGTGGTATGGCCGGAGATTTCAATCGTGGTGCACCTGGTCCAGTAGATTATGGTCGTACCGATAATTTTGGTGCCAGTCGCACGGTCGATTATACAGCTAGAAATGATTATGATCGAAGTGCGACTGGACCAATGAGAAACGGTGGTGGTGCTGTTGCCACTACTGGATATGGAACTGGGTACACGGATGTGGGATATGATGAAAGTCACTG GCCCATGAGTACTGGACCTAGCTACAGCACTGGAGCACCTAGTTACAGCACTGGTCCAGGACCACAAGCTGATATGTTTAGTAGAAGACCTGGCAGTGCCGTACCCAGTGGTGGATATCCACCAGTAGCTGGCGG TTATGCCGAGGGATATGACAGACCAGATGCATATGGTCCTCCACGTGGTGGCGGACG CTTCCCAGGTCCGGCAGACGCGATGCCACCGAGGTACTAA